The Sulfurimonas hydrogeniphila genome includes a window with the following:
- a CDS encoding class II SORL domain-containing protein encodes MPKINKYVDIDTVEREAKKDLIDRHSPFITVPGVAKKGEMLAVNVKMGNEYTHPDDFDHYIESITLYDGDTKLATATFVPGTLGNEKSHAEVTFNIRPMKKKLTLVAHGYCTKHGIWESTPEIVEVTE; translated from the coding sequence ATGCCAAAGATTAACAAATACGTTGACATTGACACAGTAGAAAGAGAAGCAAAGAAAGATTTAATTGACCGTCACTCACCATTCATTACCGTACCTGGTGTTGCTAAAAAAGGCGAAATGCTTGCAGTAAACGTAAAAATGGGTAACGAATATACTCACCCGGATGATTTCGATCACTACATCGAGTCTATCACTCTTTATGACGGTGACACTAAATTGGCAACGGCTACTTTTGTTCCTGGAACTTTAGGAAATGAAAAATCTCATGCTGAAGTAACTTTCAACATCAGACCGATGAAGAAAAAACTTACTCTTGTAGCACATGGTTACTGTACTAAGCACGGCATCTGGGAAAGTACGCCTGAAATCGTAGAAGTTACAGAATAA
- a CDS encoding HD-GYP domain-containing protein, translating into MKSTKYISIDKDIIKENAVFEFNLFIPSEKEKKMHYFKHAGTLVTAEDVEKLKDINAVYINEKERAYYLRYYNQRVAHAQKKYINFEEKAAKIYHKATVILHTLFSNPEDLETYKTSKHVIYELVETVADKNFSIDSIINIAEHQYTIMTHSINVCIYALNLGTYLKFSKEMLEALGEAALLHDIGKSKINPEIVEKKGRLTEIEFTEMKKYPMFGYAIGLKLGIKNKDILMGIKYHQERMDGSGYPAGLNGENIPYIARIIAVCDVFDALTSRRSYKEAMGVFEALLLMKTKMSKQLDVNILNKMIEMLR; encoded by the coding sequence TTGAAGTCAACTAAATATATTTCAATAGACAAAGATATCATAAAAGAAAATGCAGTATTTGAGTTTAATCTTTTTATTCCTTCAGAGAAAGAAAAAAAGATGCACTATTTTAAACATGCAGGCACTTTGGTGACTGCAGAGGATGTAGAAAAGCTTAAAGATATCAACGCTGTTTATATCAATGAAAAAGAGCGGGCATATTATCTCAGATATTACAACCAAAGAGTTGCACATGCTCAAAAAAAATACATAAACTTTGAAGAAAAAGCAGCTAAAATATATCATAAAGCGACTGTTATCCTTCATACTCTGTTTTCAAATCCGGAAGATCTCGAGACTTATAAAACATCCAAACATGTGATATATGAGCTTGTGGAAACTGTTGCAGATAAGAATTTTTCTATTGACTCTATTATAAATATAGCTGAACATCAGTATACAATAATGACACACTCTATTAATGTCTGCATTTACGCATTAAATCTTGGCACTTACTTGAAATTTTCCAAAGAAATGCTTGAGGCATTGGGAGAAGCGGCACTCTTGCACGATATCGGAAAAAGTAAAATCAATCCTGAAATTGTTGAAAAAAAAGGACGCTTGACAGAAATAGAATTTACTGAAATGAAAAAGTACCCGATGTTTGGCTATGCCATCGGATTAAAACTGGGAATAAAAAACAAAGATATTCTCATGGGTATCAAGTATCATCAGGAAAGAATGGACGGTTCAGGGTATCCTGCAGGACTCAATGGAGAAAATATTCCTTATATAGCAAGAATTATAGCTGTATGTGATGTTTTTGATGCGTTAACGAGCAGAAGATCCTATAAAGAAGCAATGGGAGTCTTTGAAGCATTGTTGTTGATGAAAACGAAAATGAGTAAACAGCTGGATGTGAATATTTTAAATAAAATGATAGAAATGCTCAGATAG
- a CDS encoding EAL domain-containing protein — translation MKHRYKGKDSMNSDTFEVENFTLSSSAEVPDVIYEIGLLAKHKVLIHILSYIHNTVLVQTLVREINKAVPDAKIVLLKHDDKQKTSVVVFTIDTDDTEHISDEVLKELYKDHSSKNLSIQEYRRELFKRYFTDHLTNLPNLYQLRKDLENCEQCGLILLKIDNFQTINNFYGFVVGDYVLEYVGKYLKKVLSPNQVYRLSGAEFAISLDENLGFYHLKSYLSELYEKIKNIKVTYQETQIFVDFTLASSSDRINNNIFSKVSMALMYAKKKGVPFWIYEDKMHFEDEYRRNLQLSSIVREAVQNDKIIPYFQAIRDNKTKEITKYECLARLVDMNGKILSPLLFIPIAKNIKIYNEVTKKIINKSFAVFEKNEFEFSINLSIEDIMSSEIFNFILNKLKNSHAASRVTFELLESEAVQDFKRVDRFVSEVVRYGAKIAIDDFGSGYSNFSYITKIDADYIKIDGSLIENIDVDEASKIVVDTIVQFAKKLGIKTIAEYVHSSVVMDRVCELGIDYSQGFYIDEPSVKLNL, via the coding sequence ATGAAACACAGGTATAAAGGCAAAGACAGTATGAATAGTGATACTTTTGAAGTTGAAAATTTTACATTAAGTTCATCCGCTGAAGTTCCAGATGTAATATATGAAATTGGGCTTTTGGCGAAACATAAAGTATTGATTCATATCCTCTCATATATACACAATACTGTATTGGTTCAAACTCTAGTACGAGAGATCAATAAGGCAGTACCGGATGCAAAAATAGTACTTTTAAAGCATGATGACAAGCAAAAAACTTCTGTTGTGGTTTTTACGATAGATACGGATGATACAGAGCATATAAGTGATGAAGTGCTCAAAGAGCTTTATAAAGACCATTCAAGCAAAAATTTGAGTATTCAAGAGTACAGGAGAGAACTTTTTAAACGTTATTTTACAGACCACCTGACTAATCTTCCAAACTTGTATCAACTTCGCAAAGACCTGGAAAACTGTGAGCAGTGCGGTTTGATTCTCTTGAAAATTGATAATTTTCAGACAATCAATAATTTTTACGGATTTGTAGTTGGCGATTATGTTTTGGAATATGTCGGAAAATACTTAAAAAAAGTCCTTTCGCCAAATCAGGTTTATCGTCTTTCAGGTGCAGAATTTGCCATTTCACTGGATGAAAATCTTGGTTTTTATCATTTAAAGAGTTATCTGAGTGAACTTTACGAAAAGATAAAAAACATAAAAGTCACTTATCAGGAAACACAAATTTTTGTTGATTTTACTTTGGCATCGTCATCAGACAGAATAAACAATAATATTTTTTCCAAAGTTTCCATGGCCTTGATGTATGCAAAGAAAAAGGGTGTTCCCTTTTGGATTTATGAAGACAAAATGCATTTTGAAGATGAATATCGGCGTAATTTACAACTCTCTTCAATTGTTCGCGAAGCGGTGCAAAATGACAAAATCATTCCATATTTTCAGGCAATTCGTGACAACAAAACGAAAGAAATTACAAAATACGAGTGCCTGGCAAGACTCGTAGATATGAACGGAAAGATTCTTTCTCCTTTGTTGTTTATTCCTATTGCTAAAAATATTAAAATTTATAATGAAGTGACAAAAAAAATAATCAACAAATCCTTTGCTGTTTTTGAAAAGAATGAGTTTGAATTCAGTATTAACCTTTCCATAGAAGACATCATGAGCAGCGAAATATTTAATTTTATCCTGAATAAACTGAAAAACTCTCACGCAGCTTCAAGAGTAACATTTGAGCTTTTGGAATCAGAAGCCGTGCAGGATTTTAAAAGGGTAGACAGGTTTGTCAGTGAAGTTGTCAGGTATGGCGCGAAAATAGCGATAGATGATTTTGGAAGCGGCTACTCCAATTTTTCATATATAACAAAAATTGATGCAGATTATATAAAAATCGACGGTTCACTTATAGAAAATATTGATGTGGATGAGGCTTCAAAAATTGTTGTCGATACAATTGTTCAGTTTGCTAAAAAACTGGGAATAAAAACAATAGCAGAATATGTGCATTCAAGTGTTGTTATGGACAGAGTGTGTGAATTGGGTATAGACTATTCACAAGGATTTTATATAGATGAACCATCTGTGAAATTAAATTTATAA
- a CDS encoding uracil-DNA glycosylase translates to MAVLKSYQNLVLLQNLYRLKAIGFEYIEHFNINDKTNYETPTTLAALSQNISSCHLCDLSKSRTQSMSGYGNRNASLFIIDFSVSQAQDRANAYYTGRSGETLKNMIEKVVHLSIEDVFITHAVKCKPLQSNKPSASEFNSCKNYLFSQLDFIKPKVIVTLGEDAYTHLTGDVNFKNVRGHVIDYKEYKLIPVYHPQYLLRNPELKKITLNDLKTIKSCL, encoded by the coding sequence GTGGCAGTATTGAAATCCTATCAAAATCTTGTTTTACTTCAAAACCTGTACCGCTTAAAAGCTATCGGTTTTGAATATATAGAACACTTTAATATAAATGATAAAACAAACTATGAAACGCCAACAACATTAGCGGCTCTGTCTCAAAATATATCCTCATGTCATCTGTGTGATTTGAGCAAATCAAGAACGCAAAGTATGAGCGGATACGGAAACCGGAATGCAAGCTTGTTTATAATAGATTTCAGTGTTTCACAGGCACAGGACCGTGCAAATGCATACTATACAGGCCGATCCGGAGAAACATTAAAAAATATGATAGAAAAAGTTGTACATCTCAGTATAGAAGATGTTTTTATAACACATGCTGTCAAATGCAAACCCCTGCAATCAAACAAGCCTTCTGCCTCCGAATTCAATTCCTGTAAAAATTATCTGTTTTCTCAGCTGGATTTTATAAAGCCAAAGGTCATTGTAACACTTGGAGAAGATGCCTATACTCACCTGACAGGTGATGTGAATTTTAAAAATGTAAGAGGGCATGTTATAGACTACAAAGAGTATAAACTCATCCCTGTTTATCATCCCCAGTATCTTTTGAGAAACCCCGAGTTGAAAAAAATCACATTAAATGATCTAAAAACCATAAAGAGTTGCCTATGA